A genomic stretch from Solanum stenotomum isolate F172 chromosome 8, ASM1918654v1, whole genome shotgun sequence includes:
- the LOC125872412 gene encoding phosphoenolpyruvate carboxylase kinase 1-like — protein MSESLKRNYCVGEELGRGRFGTVFKCYSPATGEPFAVKSIDKRLIADDAIDRQCLYNEAKIMHLLSPNPYVVRVFDIFEDDTHLDMVLELCNSGDLFQRLSSQPAFSESEAVDVMVPLMKAIAHCHRLGVAHRDIKPDNILFNDSNELKLADFGSAECFHEGQLMSGVVGTPYYVAPEVLAGRNYSEKIDIWSAGVILYIMLAGVPPFFGDSATEIFEAVLRANLRFPSRIFHSVSPAAKDLLRRMLSKDVSRRFSAEQVLRHPWMTSNGEIRTVAPF, from the exons ATGAGTGAGTCACTGAAGCGAAATTATTGTGTGGGTGAAGAGTTAGGAAGGGGACGATTCGGCACCGTTTTCAAGTGTTACTCGCCGGCGACCGGTGAGCCATTCGCCGTCAAGTCTATCGACAAGCGCCTAATCGCCGATGACGCCATAGATCGACAATGTCTTTACAACGAAGCGAAAATTATGCACTTGCTTTCGCCCAATCCTTATGTTGTTCGTGTTTTCGATATCTTCGAGGACGATACTCACCTTGATATGGTTCTAGAGCTCTGCAACTCCGGCGATTTGTTCCAACGCCTCAGTAGTCAACCGGCTTTCTCAGAGTCCGAAGCTGTTGATGTCATG GTACCACTAATGAAAGCAATAGCGCACTGTCACCGTCTCGGTGTAGCCCACAGGGACATCAAGCCGGATAACATTTTATTCAACGACTCGAACGAGCTGAAATTGGCTGATTTTGGATCGGCGGAGTGTTTCCATGAGGGACAGCTGATGAGCGGCGTGGTTGGAACGCCGTATTATGTGGCGCCGGAGGTTTTAGCTGGGAGAAACTACAGTGAGAAGATCGATATTTGGAGTGCTGGTGTTATTCTGTATATAATGCTTGCCGGAGTTCCACCTTTCTTTGGTGACTCGGCTACAGAGATCTTTGAGGCTGTGCTCAGAGCTAACCTTAGGTTTCCGTCTAGGATCTTCCACTCAGTATCGCCGGCGGCGAAGGACTTGCTTCGGAGAATGCTCTCTAAAGACGTTTCTAGAAGATTCTCTGCTGAACAAGTTCTCA GGCACCCATGGATGACTAGCAACGGAGAAATCAGAACAGTTGCGCCATTTTAG